The Fluviispira vulneris genome includes a region encoding these proteins:
- a CDS encoding response regulator: MVYPNPQMNILIVDDFPTMRKIVKSVLKQLGYQNISEAEDGQLALNFLKVNPQIEFIVSDWNMPNMTGIELLKMVRADPKLKHLPFLMVTAEADKDNIVEAVKSGVNNYIVKPFNAATMKEKIDKIFIKK, translated from the coding sequence ATGGTTTATCCAAACCCCCAGATGAATATCCTAATTGTTGATGACTTTCCAACTATGAGAAAAATAGTTAAGAGCGTTCTCAAACAGCTTGGCTATCAAAACATTTCAGAAGCAGAAGACGGACAACTTGCTTTAAATTTTTTGAAGGTCAATCCTCAAATTGAATTTATTGTCAGCGATTGGAATATGCCCAACATGACTGGAATTGAGCTTCTCAAAATGGTGCGCGCCGATCCAAAGCTGAAGCATTTGCCATTTTTAATGGTAACAGCGGAAGCAGATAAAGATAATATTGTTGAAGCAGTAAAAAGCGGTGTGAACAATTATATTGTTAAGCCATTCAATGCTGCAACAATGAAAGAAAAAATTGATAAAATTTTTATTAAGAAATAA
- a CDS encoding EscU/YscU/HrcU family type III secretion system export apparatus switch protein — translation MEQREEKGQEDKTEEATEEKRNQFREEGNIANPREIVACVTLILFTSYFYFSTHNLIFAFQECFRRAWYGFPGYYVDYSSFLKIIYYAISPILPHFIFIVLACSILPSFIGLAVTRFNWSWKKMIFNIGKLNPISGFARMFSLNSFVELVKVVTKCLIFSILIFLVLKSEIFSASENYFYNNLDYMKNIGNSIAKLMFVMCAAGVVIGGGDFSYNFWKINRDMKMTKQELKEEVKKHEGDPLLKSQRKRMARDFVMRKSLRDVPKASFVVTNPEHFSVAILYKKGMTAPVILAKGQDLIAFKIREIAKQHDIMIVENKPLARTLYKTVKVGQEIPPVLYQSVIEVIKYIHKIRGRKYFERFEA, via the coding sequence ATGGAACAACGGGAAGAAAAAGGACAAGAAGATAAAACAGAAGAAGCTACCGAAGAAAAGCGGAACCAATTTCGTGAGGAAGGAAACATAGCAAACCCTCGAGAAATTGTTGCTTGTGTCACTCTTATTTTATTTACTTCTTATTTTTATTTTTCAACTCATAATCTTATTTTTGCTTTTCAGGAATGTTTTCGGCGGGCATGGTATGGTTTCCCGGGGTATTATGTAGATTATTCAAGTTTTTTAAAAATTATTTATTATGCTATTTCTCCAATATTACCACACTTTATTTTTATTGTCTTAGCATGTTCTATTTTACCATCTTTTATTGGATTAGCTGTGACACGTTTCAATTGGTCTTGGAAGAAAATGATATTTAATATTGGAAAATTAAATCCAATTTCAGGATTTGCTAGAATGTTTAGTTTAAATTCATTTGTAGAGTTGGTCAAAGTAGTAACTAAATGTTTGATCTTTAGTATTCTTATTTTTTTAGTTTTAAAAAGCGAAATATTTTCAGCAAGCGAAAACTATTTTTACAATAATTTAGATTATATGAAGAATATAGGTAATTCTATTGCAAAATTAATGTTCGTAATGTGTGCTGCAGGAGTTGTAATTGGAGGTGGTGACTTTTCTTATAATTTTTGGAAAATAAATAGAGATATGAAGATGACAAAGCAGGAGTTAAAAGAAGAAGTTAAAAAGCATGAAGGTGATCCTTTATTAAAATCTCAAAGAAAAAGAATGGCTCGCGATTTTGTTATGAGAAAAAGTTTGAGAGATGTGCCTAAAGCTAGTTTTGTTGTCACAAACCCAGAACATTTTTCAGTAGCTATCCTTTATAAAAAGGGAATGACAGCACCTGTAATCCTAGCAAAGGGACAAGATCTAATTGCATTTAAAATTAGAGAAATTGCGAAACAGCACGATATAATGATTGTAGAAAATAAACCTCTTGCGCGAACTCTTTATAAGACTGTAAAAGTCGGGCAAGAAATACCACCTGTTTTATATCAAAGTGTTATTGAAGTGATCAAATATATTCATAAAATTAGAGGTAGGAAATACTTTGAAAGATTTGAGGCATAG
- a CDS encoding sigma-70 family RNA polymerase sigma factor, which produces MSTSGATQKKQIFVDDNAEQPKQKKVAQNQTRAVPLTSDPMRNQIIMDYAPLIKYIAQKIAARLPSNIDLDDLFSAGVIGLMDAIDKYDPSRDNKFKTYAEFRVRGAMLDELRNQDWVPRSVRESNKKEDKAKLELEHKLGRPATEREIAQFLEVPLEEYQERMGRTRVSMMSLEELGGTHSSDKKSLLDCLENPNSKNPFIQLKNKGVRDIIMKTVEELPEKQKLVLSLYYYEDLNLKEIGRILDVTESRVSQLHTQAVQKMKLKLRHLLQE; this is translated from the coding sequence ATGAGTACATCGGGAGCCACACAAAAAAAACAAATCTTTGTTGATGATAATGCTGAACAACCTAAGCAAAAAAAAGTTGCACAAAATCAAACAAGAGCTGTTCCTTTAACAAGTGATCCGATGAGAAATCAAATCATTATGGATTATGCCCCTCTTATAAAATATATTGCTCAAAAAATCGCAGCGCGTTTACCTTCTAATATAGATTTAGATGATCTTTTTTCTGCAGGTGTTATTGGATTAATGGATGCAATTGATAAATATGACCCAAGCCGAGATAATAAATTTAAAACTTATGCAGAATTTCGAGTGCGTGGAGCTATGTTGGATGAATTGAGAAATCAGGACTGGGTGCCAAGAAGTGTGCGAGAAAGTAACAAAAAAGAAGATAAGGCAAAACTTGAACTGGAACATAAACTTGGCCGACCAGCAACTGAGAGGGAAATTGCTCAGTTTCTTGAGGTTCCCTTAGAGGAATATCAAGAGCGCATGGGAAGGACACGCGTTTCTATGATGAGTCTTGAAGAATTGGGGGGGACTCATTCGAGTGACAAAAAATCGTTACTTGATTGCCTTGAAAATCCAAATTCCAAAAATCCTTTTATTCAATTAAAGAATAAGGGAGTACGTGATATTATTATGAAAACAGTCGAAGAATTGCCAGAAAAACAAAAATTAGTTTTAAGTCTTTATTACTATGAAGACTTAAATTTAAAAGAAATTGGCCGAATATTAGATGTAACAGAATCTCGTGTATCTCAGTTGCATACTCAGGCTGTTCAAAAAATGAAGTTAAAGCTGAGACACCTCTTGCAGGAGTAA
- a CDS encoding substrate-binding domain-containing protein, whose translation MKKYRTKSNIILFLILLILQFLINKNIFAKWEGPTSAPPVQMSKKVIFISSDLKNGGVSAIFRSFKNAAENLRWSVQLLDGQGQTESFIKKFKEALDTKPNAIVLGGFQIEENNPYFIEAQKNNIILVGWHASEKAGKTNGLFFNVTTNAHDVAKIAADFVIKESNGKAGVVIFNDNQFEIANAKTKFMKEFISNCINCKFLSVENVLISNAEEEIPIVILKLNKKYGKKLTHILAINDVYFDNINFSLANIGRKDIKCVSAGDGSIKALRRIRYGSSTQIATVAEPLNSQGWQLVDELNRAFAGKEDSKFISKPILVTKKLLDKLNDSEIDSELNYEKNYLKIWKIKK comes from the coding sequence ATGAAAAAATATCGAACTAAATCAAATATAATTTTGTTTCTTATTTTACTCATTCTTCAATTTCTTATAAATAAGAATATTTTTGCCAAATGGGAGGGACCTACATCCGCTCCTCCTGTACAAATGTCAAAAAAAGTAATTTTTATTTCATCTGATTTGAAAAATGGTGGTGTGTCTGCAATTTTTCGAAGTTTTAAAAATGCTGCAGAAAATTTACGGTGGAGTGTACAGCTTTTAGACGGCCAAGGTCAGACAGAATCCTTTATAAAAAAATTTAAAGAAGCTCTTGATACAAAACCAAACGCAATTGTACTCGGCGGCTTTCAGATTGAAGAAAATAATCCCTATTTTATTGAAGCCCAAAAAAATAATATTATCCTCGTTGGGTGGCATGCCAGCGAGAAAGCAGGCAAAACAAATGGTCTATTTTTCAATGTAACTACAAACGCACATGATGTTGCAAAGATAGCGGCTGATTTTGTTATAAAAGAATCAAATGGTAAAGCTGGTGTGGTTATATTTAACGATAATCAATTTGAAATTGCTAATGCAAAAACGAAATTTATGAAAGAATTTATATCTAATTGCATTAATTGTAAGTTCCTATCTGTTGAAAATGTATTAATATCAAATGCAGAAGAAGAAATTCCTATAGTCATATTAAAATTAAACAAAAAATATGGAAAAAAACTAACACATATTTTAGCAATTAATGATGTTTATTTTGATAATATAAATTTTTCTCTCGCTAATATAGGAAGAAAAGATATAAAATGTGTTTCAGCTGGTGATGGCTCTATAAAAGCTTTAAGACGTATCCGTTATGGATCATCTACTCAAATTGCGACAGTAGCTGAACCTTTAAATTCGCAAGGTTGGCAACTTGTTGATGAACTAAATAGAGCTTTTGCTGGGAAAGAAGATAGTAAATTCATTAGCAAACCCATATTGGTAACAAAAAAATTGCTTGATAAATTAAATGATAGTGAAATAGATTCAGAATTAAATTATGAAAAGAATTATTTAAAAATATGGAAAATAAAAAAATAA
- the flhA gene encoding flagellar biosynthesis protein FlhA, whose translation MAKSSTQVVTNSQTSSLTAKAIAKNPDLIMAVVVVGTVLMMIFPLPVFFLDFLLAISISVALIILLVSIYITKPLEFGVFPTLLLISTLFRLSLNVATTRNILLHGADGEVANLVVGFGKVVVGGNFVVGFVIFIILMVINFIVITKGAGRVAEVAARFTLDAMPGKQMAIDAELNAGHINADEAKKRRKAVENEADFYGAMDGASKFVRGDAIAGIIITVVNIIVGFAIGVLMHNLTPQDSAAKFTLFAVGDGLISAIPALMISTAAGIIVTRATSEGNLGNEVLNQIRIHPKAFYIAAALIFSLALIPGFPKLSFFILGSILVLLGRMSHNWIENKKKTEESLKDADERKKDEKDVNNLDSIMKIDMLAIEVGHGLVPLIDPAQDGEVVDRIQGIRKQFAQEMGIIIPQVQLRDNLQLDPGSYQILLKSNKICQGNLMVDYFLAMDPGGVDLPISGETTKDPVYGLPAIWVHKRDKDEAVFRGYTVVNCSTVIATHVTKVLKEHAAELITRQDMQYLIDKLKETNPKVVDEVLQADRLSLGEIVKVVQNLLREDVSVRDILTLFECLADHCRIIKNPDVLSEQCRKSFGRNIVQKLLNEKEEVLVVTFDRLIEDILTGGLVTTESGTSYINLDAKNAQEILQKLMKSISAFEREGSQPVLLISAKMRQAFQRLVSRYIPHLVVLSYDEIPGDVNIKNLEMII comes from the coding sequence ATGGCAAAAAGTTCCACACAAGTCGTTACAAATTCGCAAACTAGTTCACTAACAGCGAAAGCAATTGCAAAAAATCCTGATCTCATTATGGCTGTTGTTGTTGTTGGCACAGTTCTCATGATGATTTTCCCCTTGCCAGTATTTTTTCTTGATTTTTTATTGGCAATAAGCATATCTGTCGCATTAATAATTTTGTTAGTAAGTATTTATATTACTAAGCCACTAGAGTTTGGAGTTTTCCCTACTTTATTATTGATATCCACTCTTTTTAGACTTTCTTTAAACGTTGCGACAACACGAAATATACTTCTACATGGAGCCGATGGAGAAGTTGCTAATTTAGTAGTTGGATTCGGTAAAGTTGTTGTGGGTGGGAATTTTGTAGTCGGTTTTGTCATCTTTATTATTTTAATGGTGATCAATTTTATCGTTATCACTAAAGGTGCAGGACGAGTTGCTGAAGTTGCCGCTCGATTTACATTGGATGCCATGCCTGGAAAACAAATGGCAATCGATGCAGAATTAAATGCAGGCCATATCAATGCTGATGAAGCCAAAAAGAGAAGAAAAGCAGTTGAAAACGAAGCCGATTTTTATGGTGCAATGGATGGTGCGAGTAAATTTGTGCGAGGGGATGCGATTGCAGGAATTATTATTACCGTTGTTAATATAATTGTAGGATTTGCAATCGGTGTTTTAATGCACAATCTTACCCCGCAAGACTCAGCAGCAAAATTCACACTTTTTGCTGTTGGGGATGGATTAATCAGTGCGATACCTGCGCTTATGATTTCCACTGCTGCGGGTATTATCGTAACAAGAGCAACGAGTGAAGGAAATTTAGGAAATGAAGTTTTAAATCAAATTCGTATTCACCCAAAAGCGTTTTATATAGCTGCTGCACTGATTTTTAGTTTAGCTTTAATTCCTGGTTTTCCAAAATTATCATTTTTTATATTGGGATCAATCCTCGTTCTTCTTGGAAGAATGTCGCATAATTGGATTGAAAATAAAAAGAAGACAGAAGAGAGTTTAAAAGATGCCGATGAACGTAAAAAAGATGAAAAAGACGTAAATAATTTAGATAGCATTATGAAAATAGATATGCTTGCTATTGAAGTTGGGCATGGGCTTGTTCCTTTAATAGACCCTGCTCAAGACGGAGAAGTGGTAGATAGAATTCAAGGTATCCGCAAACAATTTGCTCAAGAAATGGGGATTATAATTCCGCAAGTTCAGTTGCGCGACAATCTGCAACTCGATCCTGGATCTTATCAAATACTGTTGAAATCCAATAAAATATGTCAAGGAAATTTAATGGTTGATTATTTTCTTGCAATGGATCCGGGCGGCGTTGATCTTCCTATCAGCGGTGAAACAACTAAAGATCCTGTCTATGGATTGCCTGCAATTTGGGTACACAAACGTGATAAAGATGAAGCTGTATTTAGAGGATATACAGTTGTGAATTGCTCTACAGTTATAGCAACACATGTAACAAAAGTTTTAAAGGAGCATGCGGCAGAACTTATCACGCGGCAAGATATGCAATATTTAATAGATAAATTAAAAGAAACAAATCCAAAAGTAGTCGATGAAGTTCTTCAAGCAGATAGACTTTCATTGGGTGAAATTGTTAAAGTCGTGCAAAACCTGCTTCGTGAAGATGTGTCAGTGCGTGACATTCTTACCCTATTTGAGTGTTTAGCAGATCATTGTAGAATTATTAAAAATCCCGATGTTCTTTCTGAGCAATGTCGCAAAAGTTTTGGCAGAAATATTGTGCAAAAACTTTTGAATGAAAAGGAAGAAGTTTTGGTTGTTACCTTTGATCGTTTGATAGAAGATATTTTAACTGGAGGACTTGTGACAACTGAAAGTGGCACTTCCTACATAAATTTAGATGCAAAAAATGCTCAAGAGATTTTACAAAAATTGATGAAAAGTATTTCCGCCTTTGAGAGAGAAGGCTCTCAGCCAGTTCTTCTCATAAGCGCCAAAATGCGCCAAGCATTTCAACGCTTAGTTTCACGATATATTCCTCATTTAGTTGTTCTATCATACGATGAAATTCCAGGGGATGTTAATATTAAAAATTTAGAAATGATTATTTAA
- a CDS encoding MinD/ParA family ATP-binding protein has translation MFDQASSLREIMKNIEKEGLNKIIQPQFTQKIPTVIAVSGGKGGVGKTLTTANLGLCMARLGMRTLLIDGDFGLANLDVILNLRPKYTLDDVLCGERHLKEIIMTGPEGVRIIPSSSGVMKVPELDKLQKLVLLDQIEALDEEFDVVIIDTPAGVSKNVQYWTTSAAEIIMVVTPEPTSLADCYASIKILAQVTSENSFKLIVNMAHNDLEAKRIYEKISTLADEYLQVRVEYLGFIPFDESVRSSVRERVPYVQRYPFSLASQGLRDISRQIVTQSTVGQLKGTMQFFWRRMIAANNNEVFAYK, from the coding sequence GTGTTTGATCAAGCTTCAAGTCTAAGAGAAATAATGAAAAATATAGAGAAAGAAGGTTTGAATAAAATAATTCAACCTCAATTTACACAAAAGATCCCTACTGTTATTGCAGTATCTGGTGGAAAAGGTGGTGTTGGCAAAACTTTGACCACGGCAAATTTAGGGCTGTGTATGGCAAGGCTTGGAATGAGAACATTACTTATTGATGGTGATTTTGGATTAGCAAACTTAGATGTAATTCTAAATTTACGACCCAAATATACTTTAGATGATGTGCTTTGTGGTGAAAGACATCTTAAAGAAATTATCATGACTGGTCCTGAAGGGGTAAGAATTATTCCTTCATCAAGTGGAGTGATGAAAGTACCAGAACTGGATAAGTTACAGAAATTGGTATTACTTGATCAAATTGAAGCTTTAGATGAGGAATTTGATGTTGTGATCATCGATACGCCTGCAGGGGTTTCAAAAAATGTACAATATTGGACGACTTCTGCTGCAGAAATTATAATGGTGGTGACCCCAGAGCCAACAAGTTTGGCAGATTGTTATGCAAGCATAAAAATTCTGGCACAAGTTACTTCTGAAAATTCATTTAAGCTCATCGTAAATATGGCACATAATGATTTAGAAGCAAAAAGAATTTATGAAAAAATATCCACTTTAGCTGATGAATATTTGCAAGTGAGAGTTGAGTATCTTGGATTCATTCCATTTGATGAATCGGTTAGATCATCGGTGAGAGAAAGAGTTCCTTATGTGCAAAGATATCCATTTTCTTTGGCCTCGCAAGGTTTAAGAGATATTTCCCGTCAGATTGTCACGCAAAGTACAGTGGGTCAACTTAAAGGAACAATGCAATTTTTCTGGCGAAGAATGATTGCGGCCAATAATAATGAAGTTTTTGCATATAAATAA
- the flhF gene encoding flagellar biosynthesis protein FlhF, which yields MEIRKFESFSLQDAIKLVKLELGRDAIILSTKEKEIYSEDLDKNCRIYEVTATANATMNGRVISPKSGQNLPKVDFPKIKPKNEATVVKGDAKIYRPQNSPSLVNLNPETRNMAKTLASALQKENPKERILAQEQNRGKNFYDNPENIEDIGVLRNEISKVRKELEALPQVDISEQMQEIKLLLHDIMKEKYKKTVDGSNTHITDIGIRLRTAGVSENFISQLSTFLKGLEEPKLSEELVASPEKTRDFYLSNAIKFIFKYLKVTGPFRIENGRKKIICLVGPTGVGKTTTIAKIAAKLKITDGKSVELISMDSYRIAASDQLRVYAKILECPFAETSDKNELLKYVSKNNNYDYILIDTAGISTRFNEQMEFLRKMLTVPLPIEFHLVMSCTMKQRDIDETIRGFKFLSPSSLIFTKLDESWAFGEILNSSVSAKIPLSYFTTGQRVPEDLEIASKERVVERLLKL from the coding sequence ATGGAAATTCGAAAGTTTGAATCGTTTTCACTTCAAGACGCAATAAAACTTGTTAAATTAGAGCTTGGCCGTGACGCAATCATTCTTTCTACCAAAGAAAAAGAAATATATTCCGAGGATTTGGATAAAAATTGTCGGATCTATGAAGTCACAGCAACAGCAAATGCAACTATGAATGGGCGTGTGATATCACCAAAATCAGGGCAGAATTTGCCCAAAGTTGATTTTCCAAAAATTAAACCTAAAAATGAAGCAACCGTTGTTAAAGGTGATGCCAAAATATATCGTCCACAAAATAGCCCGAGTCTTGTCAATTTGAACCCTGAAACACGCAATATGGCAAAAACTTTAGCCAGTGCTTTGCAAAAAGAAAATCCTAAAGAAAGGATCTTAGCTCAAGAGCAAAATCGTGGGAAAAATTTTTATGATAATCCTGAAAATATTGAAGATATAGGAGTACTCCGCAACGAAATTTCTAAAGTGAGAAAAGAATTAGAGGCGTTACCTCAAGTTGATATTTCAGAACAAATGCAAGAGATTAAACTTCTATTACATGATATTATGAAAGAAAAATATAAGAAAACTGTCGATGGCTCTAACACGCATATTACAGATATAGGTATAAGGCTCAGAACTGCTGGAGTTTCAGAGAATTTTATCAGTCAACTTTCCACATTTTTAAAAGGTTTAGAAGAACCTAAATTGAGTGAAGAGTTGGTTGCATCTCCAGAAAAAACTAGAGATTTCTATTTAAGTAATGCTATAAAATTTATATTTAAATATTTAAAAGTGACAGGACCATTTCGAATAGAAAATGGTAGAAAAAAAATAATCTGTCTTGTTGGCCCTACAGGGGTTGGTAAAACAACAACAATTGCAAAAATTGCTGCAAAATTAAAAATCACAGATGGAAAATCTGTTGAACTTATTTCGATGGACTCATATAGGATTGCAGCTTCCGATCAATTGCGTGTGTATGCAAAAATATTAGAGTGCCCATTTGCAGAGACAAGTGATAAAAATGAATTATTAAAATATGTCTCAAAAAATAATAATTATGATTATATTCTTATTGATACAGCAGGAATTAGTACCAGATTTAATGAGCAAATGGAATTTTTAAGAAAAATGTTAACTGTTCCTTTACCTATTGAGTTTCATCTCGTCATGTCTTGCACCATGAAGCAAAGAGATATTGATGAAACTATAAGAGGATTTAAATTTTTATCACCAAGCAGTTTGATTTTTACAAAACTTGATGAATCATGGGCATTTGGAGAAATATTAAATAGCAGTGTAAGTGCAAAAATCCCATTAAGTTACTTTACGACTGGTCAACGTGTACCTGAAGATTTGGAAATTGCATCTAAGGAAAGAGTTGTTGAGAGATTGCTAAAGTTATAA